One window from the genome of Oncorhynchus keta strain PuntledgeMale-10-30-2019 unplaced genomic scaffold, Oket_V2 Un_contig_6458_pilon_pilon, whole genome shotgun sequence encodes:
- the LOC127925891 gene encoding uncharacterized protein LOC127925891 isoform X3, protein MRRYEAEEDELRRYEAEEDEMRRYEAEEHEMRRYEAEEDEKRRYEAEEDEMRRYEAEEDEMRRYEAEENEMRRYEAEEDEMRRYEAEEDEKRRYEAEEDEKRRYVAEEDEKRRYEAEEDEMRRHQAVK, encoded by the exons ATGAGGAGGTATGAGGCTGAGGAAGATGAGTTGAGGAGGTATGAGGCTGAGGAAGATGAGATGAGGAGGTATGAGGCTGAGGAACATGAGATGAGGAG GTATGAGGctgaggaggatgagaagaggaggtatgaggctgaggaggatgagatgaggaggtatgaggctgaggaggatgagatgaggag GTATGAGGCTGAGGAAAATGAGATGAGGAGGTATGAGGCTGAGGAAGATGAGATGAGGAGGTATGAGGCTGAGGAAGATGAGAAGAGGAG GTATGAGGctgaggaggatgagaagaggaggtATGTGGCTGAGGAAGATGAGAAGAGGAGGTATGAGGCTGAGGAAGATGAGATGAGGAGGCATCAGGCTGTGAAATAG
- the LOC127925891 gene encoding trichohyalin-like isoform X2 produces the protein MRRYEAEEDELRRYEAEEDEMRRYEAEEHEMRRYEAEEDELRRYEAEENEMRRYEAEEDEKRRYEAEEDEMRRYEAEEDEMRRYEAEENEMRRYEAEEDEMRRYEAEEDEKRRYVAEEDEKRRYEAEEDEMRRHQAVK, from the exons ATGAGGAGGTATGAGGCTGAGGAAGATGAGTTGAGGAGGTATGAGGCTGAGGAAGATGAGATGAGGAGGTATGAGGCTGAGGAACATGAGATGAGGAGGTATGAGGCTGAGGAAGATGAGTTGAGGAGGTATGAGGCTGAGGAAAATGAGATGAGGAGGTATGAGGctgaggaggatgagaagaggaggtatgaggctgaggaggatgagatgaggaggtatgaggctgaggaggatgagatgaggag GTATGAGGCTGAGGAAAATGAGATGAGGAGGTATGAGGCTGAGGAAGATGAGATGAGGAGGTATGAGGCTGAGGAAGATGAGAAGAGGAG gtATGTGGCTGAGGAAGATGAGAAGAGGAGGTATGAGGCTGAGGAAGATGAGATGAGGAGGCATCAGGCTGTGAAATAG
- the LOC127925891 gene encoding trichohyalin-like isoform X1: protein MRRYEAEEDELRRYEAEEDEMRRYEAEEHEMRRYEAEEDELRRYEAEENEMRRYEAEEDEKRRYEAEEDEMRRYEAEEDEMRRYEAEENEMRRYEAEEDEMRRYEAEEDEKRRYEAEEDEKRRYVAEEDEKRRYEAEEDEMRRHQAVK, encoded by the exons ATGAGGAGGTATGAGGCTGAGGAAGATGAGTTGAGGAGGTATGAGGCTGAGGAAGATGAGATGAGGAGGTATGAGGCTGAGGAACATGAGATGAGGAGGTATGAGGCTGAGGAAGATGAGTTGAGGAGGTATGAGGCTGAGGAAAATGAGATGAGGAGGTATGAGGctgaggaggatgagaagaggaggtatgaggctgaggaggatgagatgaggaggtatgaggctgaggaggatgagatgaggag GTATGAGGCTGAGGAAAATGAGATGAGGAGGTATGAGGCTGAGGAAGATGAGATGAGGAGGTATGAGGCTGAGGAAGATGAGAAGAGGAG GTATGAGGctgaggaggatgagaagaggaggtATGTGGCTGAGGAAGATGAGAAGAGGAGGTATGAGGCTGAGGAAGATGAGATGAGGAGGCATCAGGCTGTGAAATAG